The sequence TGCCGAGCATCCGCTGGTTGCCGAAGTCGGCGCGCAGCCGGGCCCAGTCCTGCTCGGTCAGGTCGTTGACCTGGCGGACGCCGGCCTTGTCCAGCGCCGGGCGCTCCACCCGCTGCGAGAGCACCGCCCAGAACGCGACGAGGTTCGCGTCGATCCCGGAGTGCGGCTGCACGTACGCGTGCGCGGCGCCGAAGACGTTGCGGGCGTGCTCGGCGGCGAGCGCCTCGACGGTGTCCACGTTGCGGCAGCCCGCGTAGAAGCGGCGGCCGACGGTGCCCTCCGCGTACTTGTCGCTGAACCAGTTGCCCATCGCCAGCAGCACCGCGGGCGAGGCGTAGTTCTCGCTCGCGATCAGCTTGAGCATCTCGCGCTGGTCGGCGACCTCCGCGGCGATCGCGTCCGCGACCCGCGGCTCGACGCCCCGGATCACCTCAAGGGCGCTGCGGAACGCGGTGGACTCGACGGACTGGCGGGACTGGGGAGTGTGCGGGGACTGCTGGGTGACAGACGGTTCGGCCATGGCGGGTCCTCCGGAGATTCGGCAACGGGGTGGCCCAGGCGCACGGCACTTCTGTTTCGCGCGAGCCGCTTCCCGATGGTTGCACCCATCCCAGCACGCCAGTCACGGCTCCCGGGCAGCGTATCAACCCGCCCGACCCGCCGCGTACTGTCGGTTCCGGGATCACCCGCCGGCCGGGCCCGGGTACCTGCCGGTCCTCCCGCGGGGAGCCGCGCGGGGAGCCCGCGCCGGCCAGGGGCTCCGTAGGCACGACGTTGGGAGCGGTACATGGGCAGGGCAGAGACCTCGGCTACGGTGCGCGGCGCGGTCACCGCCTCAGGTGCGGGCGTCCTGGAACTGGACCGCCCGGGTGCGCTGAACGCGCTGGACCTGGAGATGGCCCGCGCGATCGACACGACGCTGCGCGAATGGCGGGAGGACCCTGCGGTCCGTTCGGTGCTGGTGCGCAGCACCTCCCCGAAGGCGTTCTGCGCCGGCGGTGACATCCTGGCGATGCGCGCCGCGGGCCTGCGCGGCGACGACGCGGCGGTCCGCACGTACTTCAGTACGGAGTACACCCTGAACGCGCTGGTCGCCCAGTTCCCGAAGCCGTACACCTCGCTGGTCGACGGGTACGCGATGGGCGGCGGGCTGGGCATCTCGGTGCACGGCTCGGCGATGGTGGTCACCGAGCGGGCGGTGCTGGCGATGCCGGAGACGGCGATCGGGTTCTTCCCGGACATCGGCGCGACCTACTTCCTGCCCCGGCTGCCGGGCGCCGTCGGCTGGTACCTCGGGTTGACGGGCGTACGGATCTCGGGCGCCGCCGCGGTCGAGTGCGGCCTGGCCACGCACTACGTTCCCGCCGCGGACCTGCCCGCGCTGGAGGAGGCGCTGACGGGGGCGGACGGCGGCGCCCCGGACGCGGTGCTGGAACGGTTCGCCGTGGCCGCGCCGCCCTCCGAACTCGCCGGGCACCGCGCGGCGATCGAGCGCTGCTTCTCCGCCCCGGACCTGGCGGAACTGCGGGACCGGCTCACCGCGCAGACCGGTGCCGGGGACGCCGCGGACCGGGCGTGGGCCGAGGACACCCTCGCGGTGCTGGACCGGGCCAGCCCGATGAGCCTGGAGCTGACCTTCGGGCTGCTGCGCGCGGGCGCCGGCGCGAGCCTGGCGGAGTGCCTGGCCCTGGAGTTGGAGAGCGCCTGCCGCACCGCCCGCGAGCCCGACTTCCACGAAGGGGTGCGTGCCGCGCTGGTGGACAAGGACCGCAACCCCGTCTGGGCGCCGCGCCCGTAGCCGGGCAGAACCTGCGCCCGGTATCCCGCACAAACGGCACCCGGGACCAGGCGTCCTGCGCCCGCACCCGGCGTCCTGCGCCCGTATCCCGCACCCCGCCCGCACGCCGTCCCGGGGGTCGGCGCGCCCCGAGAGCTGACCATTATATGAGACGCCGGTATCACCATGCGGTCAGCGCGGCGTACTGTGGCGGTCGGTGATCACCGGACCGCCGCCGTCGGGCGGCCGGCCGTGGTCGCGCGATGATTGGAGCGCCATGCCCCGGGAATGGGATGCCAGGACGTACGACTCCTTGCCGCTGCCGCACCTCGGCTGGGGGCGGCGCACGCTCGCCCGGCTGCCGCTGCGCGGCGACGAGCGGGTGCTGGACGCGGGGTGCGGTACCGGGCGCGACACGGAAGGGCTGCTGGACCGGCTGCCGGACGGCCGGGTGGTCGCCATGGACGGTTCCGTCCGCATGCTGGACCAGTTGCGCGAGCGGCTGGCCGGACGGCTGGACCGGGTGGAGGTCGTGCTCGCCGACCTGACGAAGCCGCTGCCCTTCGACGGCGAGGTGGACGCGGTCTTCAGCGTCGCGACCTTCCACTGGGTCGAGGACCACTCCGCGCTCTTCGCGTCGCTCGCCGAGCGGATGCGGCCCGGCGCCCGCCTGGTCAGCGACTGCGGCGGCCGCGGCAACATCGCCGCGGTGAACGCGGCTGTCGCCGACGTCACCGGCACCGTCTCCGACACCTGGGAGTTCGCGGGCGTGGACGACACCCGCGAACGGCTGGCCGCCGCCGGGTTCACCGACATCGACGTCCGGCTGCGCCCCGACCCGGCCAGGTTCGAGCGCGGCGAGCAGTTGGAGTCCTTCCTCGCGACCGTCATCCTCGGCCCCCGGCTCGACGCCATGGCCGACGCCGACCACGAGCCCTTCGTCCAGGCGGTCGCCGCGCGGCTGGAAGAACCCGTCGCGGACTACGTCCGGTTGGAGATCTCGGCCGTACGCGGTTGAACCGGGGCGGGACCGCGGCGCTCAACCGGTTGAGCCGGCGGCGCCGTCGCGGAGATCCCGCGGCCACGGTGCCAACGCCGCTGCCCCGGTTCAGCGTTGTTAAGGTGGGCGGGCCGTATCGCCGCACACGGCCCGCCCGCGGGCCCCGCACCACCCGAGGCCGCATGTCCCCCGTGTCCCCCAAGAAGCGCCCCACCATCGCCGACATCGCCGAGGCGGCAGGTGTTTCGAAGGGCGCGGTGTCCTACGCGCTCAACGGCAAACCGGGCGTGTCGGAGGGAACCCGCGCGCGCATCCTGGAGATCGCCGCCCGGATGGGCTGGCACCCCAGCAGCGCCGCCCGCGCGCTGTCCGACGGCCGGGCCGGCGCGATCGGCCTGGTGGTGGACCGGCCCGCGTGGGTGCTGGGCATCGAACCGTTCTTCATGCGGCTGATCTCCGGTGTCGAGGCCGGGCTCGCCGCCACCGGCACGGCGCTGCTGCTCCAGGTCACCGAGGACGCCGGCGCCGAGGAGGAGGCGTACCGGCGCTGGTGGGGCGAGCGGCGGGTGGACGGCGTGCTCCTGGTGGACCTGCGCGAACCCGATCCGCGCCCCGCGCTGCTCGCCGAACTCGGCCTGCCCGCCCTGGCGGTGGGCCACGCGGGCCGGGTGCCGGGGGTGCCGTCGGTCTGGATCGACGACGCCGTCGCCGTCCGGGAGACCCTCGCCTACCTCGCGGCGCTGGGGCACCGCGAGATCGCCCGGGTGGCCGGCCCACCGCACTTCGTGCACACCCGCGAGCGCGGCGAGGCGTTCGAGGCCGCCGCGGAGGAACTGGGACTCGGCGGCATCACCTGCGTCTACACCGACTACTCCGGGGAGGACGGCGCGCGGGCGACCCGGCGGCTGCTGTCGGCCGCGGAACGGCCCACCGCCATCGTCTACGACAACGACGTGATGGCCGTCGCCGCGCTCGGCGTCACCCAGGAGATGGGAGTGTCGGTGCCGGGCGAGCTGTCCCTCGTCGCCTGGGACGACAGCGAGTTGTGCCGCCTGGTGCACCCCGCGCTGACCGCGGTGAGCCGCCGCGTGCCGGAGTACGGCCACCGCGCCGCGCAGGTCCTGCTCGCACACGTACGGGGGGAGCGGGTGGCGGACGTCCTGCTCGAACCGCCGGTGCTGGTCCCGCGCGGGAGCACCGCCCCGGCCCGCCCCGCCGAACGCCCGCTGCGGGCGCGCCGCCCGGCATAGACGCCGCCCGGCCCGGTCTCTCCGCCCGGCCCGGTCTCTCCGCCCGGCCCAGTCTCTCCGCCCGGCCCGGACACGCCGCTTGGCGCACTCCGCGCGTTTTCCGCGGTCCAGACCAACGTCCCGCAGGTCATCGCCCTGCACCGGGTCGACGCACTTTTGTTTCACCGTGTTTCAGACGTCTGAACCGCGTTCGACACCTTGACGGCCTTGTGGAGCGCGAGTTAAATCACGTCGCGATATAAGCCGTGAAACAAGTACGGGAACAAGCGTGTGGGCCCCCTCGCTGCACGGTTGCCCCGGACGGTGCACGGCCCGTAGGACGAAATGTCAGGCCCATGCCATCATTGCCGAGAAAGGCAACGAACCATGAGCGCAGCAACGCGCCCCCGCGCGGGCAGAACCCGTATGCGGCGCACCCTCGTCGGGGTGGTGACGGCGGCCGCGGCGGCCGTCGCCCCCATGCTCGCGATGCCGGCCACCGCGCACGCGGCCGGTGAGAGCGTCCAGGTGTACCTCACCACCACCAACGACTCCGGTGGCCGCAACGTCACGAAGGGCCTGGAGCAGCAGGCCCCGCTGACCTTCGCTGCCGGGACCGGCGGCTCCGGCCAGCAGGTCGCGGTGGACGAGGGCACGCAGTACCAGCAGTTCACCGGCGGTGGCGCGTCGTTCACCGACACCGCCGCCTATCTGCTCAACTCCAGCGGCGCCCTGTCGGCCTCGACCCGCGACTCGGTGATGCAGAAGCTCTTCGACCCGGTCAACGGGATCGGCCTGGACTTCCTGCGCAACCCGATGGGCGCCTCCGACCTGGCCCGCAACAACTACACGTACGACGACATGCCGGCCGGCCAGACCGACCCGACGCTCGCCCACTTCTCCATCGCCCACGACCAGACGGACGTCCTGCCGCTGACCAAGCAGGCCGAGCAGATCAACCCGGACGTCACGGTGATGGCCACCCCGTGGACCCCGCCGCCGTGGATGAAGGACAACGGCAGCTACGTGCAGGGCTGGCTCCAGTCGCAGTACTACGCGGCCTACGCGCAGTACTTCGTGAAGTACATCCAGGCATACCAGGCCGCGGGCGTGCCGATCGACTACGTGTCGGTGCAGAACGAGCCGACGGTCGGCGGCGACTACCCGGGCGCGAACTGGAACGGCTCCGGGCTGGCGTACTTCACCAAGAACGACCTGCTGCCCGCGCTGCACACCGCCGGCCTGTCCACGAAGGTGCTCGCGCTGGACTGGAACCCCGACTCGTACGACAGCTTCGCCGCGCCCACCGTGGACGACGAATCCATCCGCGACGACCCCAACTTCGGCGGGATCGCCTGGCACGGCTACGAGGGCAGCACCAGCGAGCAGACCACGATCCACAACCAGTACCCGAACGTGCCGGACTTCGACACCGAGCACTCCGGCGGCACCTGGATCGGCAACCAGCAGAAGGAGGACATGGAGAACCTGATCGACTACACCCGCAACTGGGGCCAGAGCTGGGTCAAGTGGAGCCTGGCGGTCGATCAGAACATGGGCCCGCACAACGGCGGTTGCGGTACCTGCACCGGCCTGGTCACCGTGCACAACGGCGACAGCCGCAGCGGGCAGGTCGACTACACCATCGAGTACTACACGATGGGCCAGTTGACGAAGTTCGTGCGGCCCGGCGCGCACCGGATCAGCTCCGACGACAACTCCACGATCCGCAACGTCGCGTGGAAGAACCCGGACGGCTCCAAGGCCCTGATCGCCTACAACGAGTCGACCTCCGCGCAGCCGGTCACGGTCAACTGGGGCAACGAGCACTTCACTTACACCATGCCCGCGGGCGCCTCGGCGACGTTCACCTGGTCCGGCACCCAGGGCAGCGGCGGCGGCACCAGCCCCGGCCACACCGGCGCGATCACCGGCTACGGCGGCAAGTGCGCCGACGTGGCCGGCGGCAGCTCCGCCAACGGCACCGCGGTGCAGCTCTACGACTGCAACGGCTCCGCCGCCCAGCAGTGGACCGCCTCGGGCGACACCCTGCAGGCGCTGGGCAAGTGCCTGGACGTCACCTCGGCCGGCACCGCCGACGGCAGCCAGACGCAGTTGTACGACTGCAACGGCACCGCGGCCCAGCAGTGGACCAGAGGCCCGGACAACGAGCTGGTGAACGCCGGCTCGGGCAAGTGCCTGGACGCCACCGGGCCGAGTTCGGACAACGGCACCCGATTGCAGATCTGGACCTGCACCGGTGCCGCCAATCAGCAGTGGACGGCGCCCGCCGCCTGATCCGCTGCCCGGAACGGCCGGGTGGTGGACCTCTCACCACCGCCCGGTCGCGCTGAGGGAAGAGCCGCCGGTCCGCGCGTCCCGCGGACCGGCGGCCGGCGCGCGCCCGTGTCCGTATCCGCACCCCGTGTCCGGGCCGTTCGGGGGCGGCGTAGTCGTCCATTGCGGGGCAGCGAAGTCGTCCCGTCGACTGATGTTCCCCGGTGCGTTGACCCAAGTGGCCCTGCGCGGGTAGGAGAGCGGGTCCGTTACGTCCTAGCCTGGACGGGCCGTCCCCACGCGCCGAGGAGCCGCCGTGTCCGTCGCACGCACCGATGGAGCCTTGTGGCAGCGCGCTTCCGTGCGTTCGACGGCGATGGTGCTGCCGCTCGCCGCCGTCGCCGTGCTGCTGGCCAGCAAGTGGACGCTCATCAACTCCGGGGCGGGGCAGCTCGGTTCCGCCGACGGCGAGTGGCTCGCGGTGGCCTGCCTGGCCGCGGTCATGACCTGGGTCTTCTCCGCCGTCGCGCTCCAGGGCGCGGTGCTTCGTCCGGTCCCGCCCGGGCGGTTGCTGGCCGCGCAGTTCGCCGCCTCGGCCGCCAACCACGTGCTGCCGGCCGGCGTCGGCGGCAACGCGGTGAACCTGCGGTTCCTGGTCCGGCGCGGGATGACCCCCACCGCCGCGCTGGCCGCCCTCGCGGTGCGCGCGGCGGCGGCCGTGGCCGGGCGGATCGTGCTGCTGCTGGTGGCGCTGCTGGTCTTCCCCGACGCGCTGCACATCCGGCGGGTGGTCTCCGGGCGGCCCGCGCTGCCGGACCACCCGCTGCTGCTCGCGGTCGGCGGCGGCGCCGCGCTGGCCGGGATCGTGCTGCTGCTGCGGTACGCCCGCAGGCTCGGCGCGCGGCTGCGCGGCTTCGTCGCCTCGGTCGCGCACGACGTGCGGGCGGTGCACCGCGACCGGTCCAGGGTGGCGGCCCTGTGGGGCGGTTCGCTCGCCTTTCCGATGATGCACGGCGCGGTGGTGGCCGCCGTGATCCGCGCGGTGCACGCGCCGGTGCCGGTCAGCGGGGTGATGGTGGCGTACCTGTGCGCGAGCACCGCTGCCGGCTGGCTGCCGACGCCGGCCGGGATCGGTTCGCTGGACGCGGCTCTCGCGCTGGCGCTGGTCACCGCGGGCGCCTCCGCGGTCGCCGCGACCTCGGCCGTGCTGGGATACCGCCTGCTCACCACGTGGCTGCCGCTCATTCCCGGCGCCGCCGTGCTCGCGGTGCTGGTACGCCGCGGGGAACTTTAAGGTACGGACCTTTGCCGTTTCTCTTGACGACTCACAGGTTCGCCATTTAAATCACGTCCTGAACTAAGACGTGGCGTAAGTCTTGCCGGGGTCGCGGTGGCCCCGTTCTCCCCGAGCGTTCCCCCATGTTCCCCCCACAGCGTTTCGCCCAGCACGCGGGTCTGTCCCTCGCCTCGCGCCCGGTCCCGTTCCCGGCCGACCGCGTGTCAGGGGCATGACCGAATCTGCCCGCTCGATCGCTGCCCCGCCCCCCACCGACCGAGGAGTCCGGCATGTCGGCACCACCCCGCACCCGGCGTATCCGTCCCTTCGCGCTGCTCGCCGTGGCCGCGCTGCTGCTGTTCGGCTGGCTCCAGCAGGCCGCCGCCGCGACGAGCGCGAGCGGTTCGGCGGCGCCCGCGGCGGCGTCCCCCGCCGCGGCCACCTTCACCGACGACTTCAACGGCCCGGCCGGAAGCGCCGTCGACAGCTCCAAGTGGGGCTACGAGACCGGCGACAACGTCGACAACCACGAGCGCGAGTACTACACCAGCGGCACCCAGAACGCGGCGCTCGACGGGCAGGGCGACCTGGTGATCACCGCCCGCAAGGAGAACCCGGCCAACTACCAGTGCTGGTACGGCACCTGCCAGTACACCTCGGCGCGGCTGTCCACCCCGCAGAAGTTCACCCAGGCGTACGGCCACTTCGAGACCCGGATGAAGCTGCCCCGCGGACAGGGCATGTGGCCCGCGTTCTGGCTGCTCGGCGACGACATCGGGTCGGTCGGCTGGCCGAACAGCGGTGAGATCGACATCATGGAGAACGTCGGCTTCGAGCCCGGCTCCGTGCACGGCACCATCCACGGCCCCGGCTACTCCGGCTCCAACGGCATCGGCGCCGGCTACACCCTGCCCGGCGGCCAGAGCTTCTCCGACGCCTTCCACACCTTCGCCGTCGACTGGGCGCCGAACTCGATCTCCTGGTCGGTGGACGGCCAGGTCTACGAGACCCGCACCCCCGCCGACCTCGGCGGCAACCGCTGGGTCTTCGACCACCCGTTCTACATCATCCTCAACCTCGCGGTCGGCGGGTACTGGCCCGGCGACCCCGACGGCAGCACCTCCTTCCCGCAGCAACTCGTCGTGGACTACGTCCACGTCACCACCAGCGGCTCCTCCGGCGGCGGCACCGGCGGCACCATCACCGGCATCGGCGGCAAGTGCGTCGACGTGACCGGCGCGAACAACGCCAACGGCACGCCCGTCGAGCTCTACGACTGCAACGGCACCGGCGCCCAGCAGTGGACCTCCACCGGCGGCACCCTCCAGGCGCTCGGCAAGTGCCTGGACGTGACCGCGGCCGGCACCGCCGACGGCACACCCGTGCAGCTCTACGACTGCAACGGCTCCGCGGCCCAGCAATGGGTGGTCAACAGCGCCCACGACATCGTCAACCCGGCGGCGAACAAGTGCCTGGACGCCACCGGGAACAGCTCCGCCAACGGCACCAGGCTGCAGATCTGGACCTGCACCGGCGCCGCCAACCAGAAGTGGACGTACACGGGCTGATGCGGAAGACCACCGGAATCCTCGCCGGCGCGGCGCTCGCCGCCGGCGTGCTGAGCACCCTCGGCCCGGCCCAGAGCGCGTTCGCGGCCACCGGCGCCATCACCGGCTACGGCGGCAAGTGCGTGGACGTCGCCTCGGCGAGTTCGGCCAACGGCACCGCGGTGCAGCTCTACGACTGCAACGGCACCACCGCGCAGAGTTGGACCGTCGGCTCCGACAACTCCCTCCAGGCGCTGGGCAAGTGTATGGACGTCACCGCCGCGGGCACCGCCGACGGCACGCCGGTGCAGCTCTACGACTGCAACGGCTCCGCCGCCCAGCAGTGGACCGCGAGCAACGGCGCACTCGTCAACACCGGCTCCGGCAAGTGCCTGGACGCCACCGGCCCGAGCTCCGCCAACGGCACCCGGCTGCAGATCTGGACCTGCGCCGGGTCCGCCAACCAGCAGTGGACGCTGCCCACCGGCGGCGGCACCACCCCACCGCCCGCGAGCGTCCAGGCGGTCGCCCCCTACCTGTACAACGGCTGGGGCAACCCGCCCGACCCGACCACGATCATGAACGCCACCGGCGTGAAGTGGTTCACCCTCGCCTTCGTGCTCAGCAACGGCACCTGCAACCCCCAGTGGGACGGCAGCCGTTCACTCACCGGCGGGGTCGACCAGAGCACCATCGACAAGGTGCGCGCGGCCGGCGGCGACGTGGTCCCGTCCTTCGGCGGCTACAGCGGCAACAAGCTGGAGCAGTCCTGCACCAGCGCGAGCGCGCTCGCCGGGGCCTACCAGAAGGTGATCAGCGCCTACGGCCTGAAGGCGATCGACATCGACATCGAGGCCGACGCCTACAGCAACGGCACCGTCCAGCAGCGGGTGGTCGACGCGCTCAAGACCGTCAAGGCGGACAACCCGGGGCTGACCGTCTACGTCACCATCGGCACCGGCCAGTCGGGCCCCGACACCGGACTGATCGACAAGGCCGCCGCCTCCGGCCTGACCGTCGACGCGTGGACCATCATGCCGTTCGACTTCGGCGGCGCCGGACAGAACATGGGCACCCTCACCGAACAGGCCGCGGACGGGCTGAAGAACGCCCTGAAGAGCGCCTACGGCTACAGCGACGACGTGGCGTACCGGCACAGCGGCATCTCGTCGATGAACGGCATCACCGACAACAACGAGACCGTCACCCTGGACGACTTCCGCACCATCCTCGGCTACGCCCAGGCCCACCACCTGGCCCGGCTGACCTTCTGGTCCGCCAACCGCGACCGGCCGTGCCCCGGCGCGTACCCCAACGACGACACCTGCTCCGGAGTCTCCCAGCAGGCCTGGGACTTCACCCGCATCCTCGCGCAGTACGCGGGGTGAGGCCCCGCGTACCGGGCTCCGACGGCGGACGCCCGGTACGCGGCTTCCCGCTCCCCGGCGTGCGGTCCCGGCCCGTGCGATGCGACCATGACCGCTGCCGGATAGCGGAGGGTCGTTCGGATGAGCGGGACAGCGGCAGACGGAAGCGGCACGGACGCGTCCGGGGCGGATGCGCACGGAACGGGCCGCGGCGGGACGGGCCCGGGTGGCGGTGAGGGCGGGGCACCGACCGGGCGGGTACTGGTGGTGGACGACGACGCGGCGATCCGCCGCTCCCTCGGCCGCGCGCTGCGGCTGCGCGGTTTCACCGTCGCCGAGGCGGGCGGCGGAGCGGAGGCGATCGAACTGCTCGCACGCACGCCACCGGACCTGCTGGTGCTGGACATCTCCATGCCCGACGTGGACGGCATCCAGGTCTGCCGCACGCTGCGCGGTGCCGGCAACGACCTGCCGGTGCTGGTGCTGTCCGCCCTCGACGAGGTCGCCGACCGCGTCGCCGGACTCCAGGCCGGCGCCGACGACTACCTGGTCAAGCCGTTCGCGCTGGAGGAACTGGTGCTGCGGCTGCACGCGTTGCTGCGCCGCCGCCCGCCTCGCCCCGACGACCAGGTGTGTGCCTGCGGCCTCGTCCTGGACCCCGCCGCCCGCACCGCCAGCCGCGACGGTACCGCGCTCGACCTGACCCGCCGCGAGTTCGAGCTCCTCGAAGTGCTTGCCCGCAACCACGGCCTGGTGCTCACCCGCGACCAACTCCTCGACCGGGTCTGGGGATACGACTTCGCGGTCCGCTCCGACGCCGTCGACACCTTCGTCAGCTATCTGCGGCGCAAGCTGGAGGCCGGCGGGCGGCCGCGCATCCTGCACACGGTCCGCGGG comes from Streptomyces sp. NBC_00448 and encodes:
- a CDS encoding enoyl-CoA hydratase/isomerase family protein, with the translated sequence MGRAETSATVRGAVTASGAGVLELDRPGALNALDLEMARAIDTTLREWREDPAVRSVLVRSTSPKAFCAGGDILAMRAAGLRGDDAAVRTYFSTEYTLNALVAQFPKPYTSLVDGYAMGGGLGISVHGSAMVVTERAVLAMPETAIGFFPDIGATYFLPRLPGAVGWYLGLTGVRISGAAAVECGLATHYVPAADLPALEEALTGADGGAPDAVLERFAVAAPPSELAGHRAAIERCFSAPDLAELRDRLTAQTGAGDAADRAWAEDTLAVLDRASPMSLELTFGLLRAGAGASLAECLALELESACRTAREPDFHEGVRAALVDKDRNPVWAPRP
- a CDS encoding class I SAM-dependent methyltransferase, which encodes MPREWDARTYDSLPLPHLGWGRRTLARLPLRGDERVLDAGCGTGRDTEGLLDRLPDGRVVAMDGSVRMLDQLRERLAGRLDRVEVVLADLTKPLPFDGEVDAVFSVATFHWVEDHSALFASLAERMRPGARLVSDCGGRGNIAAVNAAVADVTGTVSDTWEFAGVDDTRERLAAAGFTDIDVRLRPDPARFERGEQLESFLATVILGPRLDAMADADHEPFVQAVAARLEEPVADYVRLEISAVRG
- a CDS encoding LacI family DNA-binding transcriptional regulator, which translates into the protein MSPVSPKKRPTIADIAEAAGVSKGAVSYALNGKPGVSEGTRARILEIAARMGWHPSSAARALSDGRAGAIGLVVDRPAWVLGIEPFFMRLISGVEAGLAATGTALLLQVTEDAGAEEEAYRRWWGERRVDGVLLVDLREPDPRPALLAELGLPALAVGHAGRVPGVPSVWIDDAVAVRETLAYLAALGHREIARVAGPPHFVHTRERGEAFEAAAEELGLGGITCVYTDYSGEDGARATRRLLSAAERPTAIVYDNDVMAVAALGVTQEMGVSVPGELSLVAWDDSELCRLVHPALTAVSRRVPEYGHRAAQVLLAHVRGERVADVLLEPPVLVPRGSTAPARPAERPLRARRPA
- a CDS encoding ricin-type beta-trefoil lectin domain protein, translating into MSAATRPRAGRTRMRRTLVGVVTAAAAAVAPMLAMPATAHAAGESVQVYLTTTNDSGGRNVTKGLEQQAPLTFAAGTGGSGQQVAVDEGTQYQQFTGGGASFTDTAAYLLNSSGALSASTRDSVMQKLFDPVNGIGLDFLRNPMGASDLARNNYTYDDMPAGQTDPTLAHFSIAHDQTDVLPLTKQAEQINPDVTVMATPWTPPPWMKDNGSYVQGWLQSQYYAAYAQYFVKYIQAYQAAGVPIDYVSVQNEPTVGGDYPGANWNGSGLAYFTKNDLLPALHTAGLSTKVLALDWNPDSYDSFAAPTVDDESIRDDPNFGGIAWHGYEGSTSEQTTIHNQYPNVPDFDTEHSGGTWIGNQQKEDMENLIDYTRNWGQSWVKWSLAVDQNMGPHNGGCGTCTGLVTVHNGDSRSGQVDYTIEYYTMGQLTKFVRPGAHRISSDDNSTIRNVAWKNPDGSKALIAYNESTSAQPVTVNWGNEHFTYTMPAGASATFTWSGTQGSGGGTSPGHTGAITGYGGKCADVAGGSSANGTAVQLYDCNGSAAQQWTASGDTLQALGKCLDVTSAGTADGSQTQLYDCNGTAAQQWTRGPDNELVNAGSGKCLDATGPSSDNGTRLQIWTCTGAANQQWTAPAA
- a CDS encoding lysylphosphatidylglycerol synthase domain-containing protein, which gives rise to MSVARTDGALWQRASVRSTAMVLPLAAVAVLLASKWTLINSGAGQLGSADGEWLAVACLAAVMTWVFSAVALQGAVLRPVPPGRLLAAQFAASAANHVLPAGVGGNAVNLRFLVRRGMTPTAALAALAVRAAAAVAGRIVLLLVALLVFPDALHIRRVVSGRPALPDHPLLLAVGGGAALAGIVLLLRYARRLGARLRGFVASVAHDVRAVHRDRSRVAALWGGSLAFPMMHGAVVAAVIRAVHAPVPVSGVMVAYLCASTAAGWLPTPAGIGSLDAALALALVTAGASAVAATSAVLGYRLLTTWLPLIPGAAVLAVLVRRGEL
- a CDS encoding RICIN domain-containing protein — translated: MSAPPRTRRIRPFALLAVAALLLFGWLQQAAAATSASGSAAPAAASPAAATFTDDFNGPAGSAVDSSKWGYETGDNVDNHEREYYTSGTQNAALDGQGDLVITARKENPANYQCWYGTCQYTSARLSTPQKFTQAYGHFETRMKLPRGQGMWPAFWLLGDDIGSVGWPNSGEIDIMENVGFEPGSVHGTIHGPGYSGSNGIGAGYTLPGGQSFSDAFHTFAVDWAPNSISWSVDGQVYETRTPADLGGNRWVFDHPFYIILNLAVGGYWPGDPDGSTSFPQQLVVDYVHVTTSGSSGGGTGGTITGIGGKCVDVTGANNANGTPVELYDCNGTGAQQWTSTGGTLQALGKCLDVTAAGTADGTPVQLYDCNGSAAQQWVVNSAHDIVNPAANKCLDATGNSSANGTRLQIWTCTGAANQKWTYTG
- a CDS encoding ricin-type beta-trefoil lectin domain protein, coding for MRKTTGILAGAALAAGVLSTLGPAQSAFAATGAITGYGGKCVDVASASSANGTAVQLYDCNGTTAQSWTVGSDNSLQALGKCMDVTAAGTADGTPVQLYDCNGSAAQQWTASNGALVNTGSGKCLDATGPSSANGTRLQIWTCAGSANQQWTLPTGGGTTPPPASVQAVAPYLYNGWGNPPDPTTIMNATGVKWFTLAFVLSNGTCNPQWDGSRSLTGGVDQSTIDKVRAAGGDVVPSFGGYSGNKLEQSCTSASALAGAYQKVISAYGLKAIDIDIEADAYSNGTVQQRVVDALKTVKADNPGLTVYVTIGTGQSGPDTGLIDKAAASGLTVDAWTIMPFDFGGAGQNMGTLTEQAADGLKNALKSAYGYSDDVAYRHSGISSMNGITDNNETVTLDDFRTILGYAQAHHLARLTFWSANRDRPCPGAYPNDDTCSGVSQQAWDFTRILAQYAG
- a CDS encoding response regulator transcription factor, with the protein product MSGTAADGSGTDASGADAHGTGRGGTGPGGGEGGAPTGRVLVVDDDAAIRRSLGRALRLRGFTVAEAGGGAEAIELLARTPPDLLVLDISMPDVDGIQVCRTLRGAGNDLPVLVLSALDEVADRVAGLQAGADDYLVKPFALEELVLRLHALLRRRPPRPDDQVCACGLVLDPAARTASRDGTALDLTRREFELLEVLARNHGLVLTRDQLLDRVWGYDFAVRSDAVDTFVSYLRRKLEAGGRPRILHTVRGVGFVLRADAAGPDEPGGGHGGDVAGAGRDAGR